One Fusarium oxysporum f. sp. lycopersici 4287 chromosome 8, whole genome shotgun sequence genomic region harbors:
- a CDS encoding gluconate 5-dehydrogenase, with translation MSRQFLRLGSRSFLAPSLRLTTPFVRSSCITTSNQLRTFQSSSRKDLQYTTTKMSGTQPASGGEHRDFSRDALFDLSGKVALVTGGGSGIGLMATQALAVNGAKVYITGRTKEKLDTVVEKYGKNIAGEIIPIQADVGNKEGIKKLYEEYSSRENCLCILVNNAGISSNSFQVEADSAQEMKENLFDNKDATFEDWNSAYNTNVTGLYFTTAAFLPLLQKSSEKHQGWSSTVINISSISGLIQKSQHHFAYNASKGAAVHLTRMLAAEIVSNKLKIRVNGIAPGVFPSEMTTDGSDEAQKSFIPKEKYAEKVPAGRAGKDQDMAATVLFFATNQYLVGQTVAVDGGYTIAAGQ, from the exons ATGTCCAGGCAGTTTCTTAGACTTGGCTCTAGAAGCTTTCTTGCACCTTCACTTCGACTTACGACTCCTTTTGTTAGGAGCTCTTGTATCACAACTTCAAATCAACTACGAACCTTTCAGTCGAGTAGCAGAAAAGACTTGCAGTACACTACAACTAAAATGTCGGGAACACAGCCAGCAAGTGGTGGCGAGCACCGAGACTTTTCTCGTGATGCTTTGTTTGATCTCTCGGGCAAGGTTGCTCTCGTAACAG GTGGTGGCTCTGGCATCGGCCTCATGGCCACCCAAGCCCTCGCCGTCAACGGCGCAAAGGTCTACATCACCGGCCGCACAAAGGAGAAGCTCGATACCGTCGTCGAGAAGTACGGCAAGAACATCGCCGGCGAGATCATCCCCATCCAAGCCGACGTCGGTAACAAGGAGGGCATAAAGAAGCTCTACGAGGAGTACTCCTCCAGAGAGAACTGCCTCTGcattctcgtcaacaacgCTGGTATCTCCAGCAACTCTTTCCAGGTCGAAGCCGATTCTGCAcaggagatgaaggagaaccTCTTCGATAACAAGGATGCTACGTTTGAGGACTGGAACTCGGCGTACAACACGAACGTCACGGGCTTGTACTTCACCACCGCTGCTTTCTTGCCTCTGTTGCAGAAGAGCAGTGAGAAGCATCAGGGCTGGAGTTCAActgtcatcaacatcagctcTATCAGCGGTCTTATCCAGAAGTCTCAGCACCACTTTGCCTACAACGCCTCCAAGGGCGCAGCCGTGCATCTTACACGCATGCTCGCCGCCGAGATTGTcagcaacaagctcaagatccGCGTCAACGGTATCGCTCCTGGTGTCTTCCCCTCTGAGATGACCACCGATGGAAGTGATGAGGCTCAGAAGAGCTTTATCCCCAAGGAGAAGTATGCTGAGAAGGTTCCCGCTGGACGGGCTGGCAAGGATCAGGATATGGCTGCTACGGTGCTGTTCTTTGCTACGAACCAGTATTTGGTGGGACAgactgttgctgttgatggaGGTTACACTATTGCCGCTGGTCAGTGA
- a CDS encoding hypothetical protein (At least one base has a quality score < 10): protein MVAFWPWGGESSSTASFEKTLSTLSTKITDTQASLDKVRASSRRARVIWTLYLSFAYLVYAIVLLLVVGYNNLGAFEWGGLTGGPVLIYVTRTTLAAYYNFRIESLSARLKDHQSERAKTIQKLKDATKYDSTMELIEKYGGADGKSKGKKKDGEQNADDTPNKQRPNGPPQGAPGRTRMPPPPTANIQRPHSPMPAPNPMEPSAEFAPNAEFTEPPPPPPIVPGTPQPPPMPTGYASYQTGPPESHWYDRIFDVLLGEDETAPKNRIVLICKSCRLVNGQAPPGTKTLSEVGQWRCMSCGALNGEIDEGKRIMNEVLDAAKDAPTDGESAHEDFASDKGEPPMIEVGKSGIKEEDDDGPAASVKKRRGKGKK from the exons ATGGTGGCCTTTTGGCCCTGGGGG GGCGAATCCTCCTCGACTGCCTCCTTCGAGAAGACCCTCTCTACCCTGTCGACTAAAATCACTGACACTCAAGCGTCCCTCGACAAGGTCCGCGCAAGCTCTCGCCGCGCTCGCGTCATCTGGACACTCTACCTCAGTTTCGCCTATCTCGTCTATGCGATCGTTCTCTTACTTGTCGTCGGATATAACAATCTCGGCGCTTTCGAATGGGGCGGTCTTACCGGTGGCCCAGTGCT CATCTACGTTACACGCACGACCCTGGCCGCATATTACAACTTTCGCATCGAGAGCCTGAGCGCTCGTCTCAAAGACCATCAGTCTGAGCGCGCGAAGACGATCCAGAAACTCAAGGATGCCACTAAATATGACTCTACCATGGAATTGATCGAGAAGTACGGCGGGGCTGATGGAAAGagcaagggcaagaagaaggatggcgAACAGAATGCCGACGATACGCCCAACAAGCAGCGACCTAATGGTCCTCCGCAGGGAGCTCCCGGACGAACGCGCATGCCCCCTCCTCCGACAGCCAACATCCAGCGCCCGCATAGCCCAATGCCAGCTCCAAACCCCATGGAACCAAGTGCTGAATTTGCTCCCAACGCTGAATTCACTgaacctcctcctccgcctcctaTCGTCCCTGGtactcctcagcctcctccGATGCCAACCGGATACGCCTCATACCAGACCGGACCCCCTGAATCTCACTGGTACGACCGTATCTTTGACGTTCTTCTCGGCGAGGATGAGACTGCGCCCAAGAATCGAATTGTTCTCATCTGCAAATCATGCCGACTTGTCAATGGCCAAGCTCCCCCTGGAACCAAGACGCTTTCCGAGGTCGGGCAATGGAGGTGCATGTCCTGCGGTGCTCTCAACGGAGAGATCGACGAGGGAAAGCGCATCATGAACGAGGTTCTCGATGCCGCCAAAGATGCTCCCACAGATGGCGAGAGCGCTCATGAAGACTTCGCTAGTGACAAGGGTGAGCCTCCCATGATCGAGGTGGGCAAGTCAGGgatcaaggaggaagacgatgacggtCCAGCCGCAAGCGTTAAGAAACGCCGaggcaagggcaagaaatGA